In one Hypomesus transpacificus isolate Combined female chromosome 18, fHypTra1, whole genome shotgun sequence genomic region, the following are encoded:
- the pcbp4 gene encoding poly(rC)-binding protein 4 isoform X1 — MRLPACHSHIAMNCEQDFGDGGLGVTLTLRLLMHGKEVGSIIGKKGETVKRIREESSARVNISEGSCPERIITITGSTDCVFRAFTMITYKLEEDLTTLVANGTISSKPPVTLRLVIPASQCGSLIGKGGTKIKEIRESTGAQIQVAGDLLPNSTERGVTISGSQDSVIQCVKLICTVILESPPKGATIPYRPNPSPGALLISGNQVFEAADFAPQPLYSVSQGGLDLQQAYTVQNQYGIPHSELAKLHQLSMQQNMSPLAQPPSTGLPGMCEWIDANAQTSQELLIPNDLIGSIIGRQGTKINEIRQVSGAQIKIGSQLDGTSDRHVTITGTPISINLAQYLITSCLETAKSTAQAASMAAPVDLNMAFSQPVSPASSPAPTLAAMGALTPTQVLGTPYGALPLSGLLGMKSVPFLTLSGPAPAVAVTAAPSHATLAAYTTKISSANCIKKPERQKFAPY; from the exons ATGCGTCTCCCTGCGTGCCACTCCCACATCGCTATGAACTGTGAGCAGGACTTTGGGGACGGGGGCTTGGGCGTCACCCTCACACTCCGACTACTCATGCACGGCAAG GAGGTTGGCAGCATCATTGGAAAG AAAGGCGAGACGGTGAAGAGAATACGAGAGGAG AGCAGTGCCCGGGTGAACATTTCTGAGGGCTCCTGTCCAGAGaggatcatcaccatcaccggcTCCACAGACTGTGTCTTCAGGGCCTTCACAATGATCACATACAAACTGGAGGAG GACCTGACCACCCTGGTAGCCAATGGCACTATCAGCTCCAAGCCCCCGGTCACCCTGCGCCTGGTCATTCCTGCCAGCCAGTGTGGCTCTCTCATTGGCAAGGGAGGGACCAAGATCAAGGAGATCAGAGAG AGCACTGGAGCACAGATACAGGTGGCGGGGGATTTGCTGCCCAACTCAACTGAGAGAGGGGTGACGATATCAGGAAGTCAGGACTCGGTAATCCAGTGTGTCAAGCTCATCTGCACAGTAATCCTTGAG TCTCCCCCAAAGGGTGCCACCATCCCCTACCGGCCCAACCCCTCCCCTGGAGCACTCCTCATCTCTGGGAATCAG GTGTTTGAAGCAGCTGACTTTGCCCCCCAGCCCTTGTACTCTGTCAGTCAGGGGGGTCTGGACCTCCAGCAG GCTTACACTGTACAAAACCAATATGGCATTCCACATTCAGAG TTGGCCAAGCTTCATCAGCTGTCGATGCAACAGAACATGAGTCCTCTGGCCCAGCCGCCCTCCACTGGCCTACcgggtatgtgtgagt gGATAGATGCAAATGCCCAGACTTCTCAAGAGCTCCTCATTCCAAATGAT CTGATAGGCTCCATCATCGGCCGTCAGGGCACCAAGATCAATGAGATCCGGCAGGTGTCTGGGGCTCAGATCAAGATTGGCAGTCAGCTGGATGGAACAAGTGACAGACACGTCACCATCACTGGCACTCCAATCAGCATTAACCTTGCCCAGTACCTCATCACTTCCTG TTTAGAGACGGCCAAGTCCACAGCCCAGGCGGCCTCTATGGCTGCCCCGGTTGACCTCAACATGGCCTTCAGCCAGCCAGTCTCTcccgcctcctccccagcccccaccctggCAGCCATGGGCGCCTTGACCCCCACCCAGGTCCTGGGCACACCCTACGGCGCACTGCCCCTCTCTGGCCTGCTGGGGATGAAGTCTGTCCCCTTCCTGACTCTGTCCGGCCCGGCCCCTGCTGTAGCAGTCACCGCTGCCCCGTCCCACGCCACGCTGGCGGCATACACCACCAAAATCTCCTCAGCCAACTGCATCAAGaagccagagagacagaagttTGCTCCCTACTGA
- the pcbp4 gene encoding poly(rC)-binding protein 4 isoform X2, with amino-acid sequence MRLPACHSHIAMNCEQDFGDGGLGVTLTLRLLMHGKEVGSIIGKKGETVKRIREESSARVNISEGSCPERIITITGSTDCVFRAFTMITYKLEEDLTTLVANGTISSKPPVTLRLVIPASQCGSLIGKGGTKIKEIRESTGAQIQVAGDLLPNSTERGVTISGSQDSVIQCVKLICTVILESPPKGATIPYRPNPSPGALLISGNQVFEAADFAPQPLYSVSQGGLDLQQAYTVQNQYGIPHSELAKLHQLSMQQNMSPLAQPPSTGLPGIDANAQTSQELLIPNDLIGSIIGRQGTKINEIRQVSGAQIKIGSQLDGTSDRHVTITGTPISINLAQYLITSCLETAKSTAQAASMAAPVDLNMAFSQPVSPASSPAPTLAAMGALTPTQVLGTPYGALPLSGLLGMKSVPFLTLSGPAPAVAVTAAPSHATLAAYTTKISSANCIKKPERQKFAPY; translated from the exons ATGCGTCTCCCTGCGTGCCACTCCCACATCGCTATGAACTGTGAGCAGGACTTTGGGGACGGGGGCTTGGGCGTCACCCTCACACTCCGACTACTCATGCACGGCAAG GAGGTTGGCAGCATCATTGGAAAG AAAGGCGAGACGGTGAAGAGAATACGAGAGGAG AGCAGTGCCCGGGTGAACATTTCTGAGGGCTCCTGTCCAGAGaggatcatcaccatcaccggcTCCACAGACTGTGTCTTCAGGGCCTTCACAATGATCACATACAAACTGGAGGAG GACCTGACCACCCTGGTAGCCAATGGCACTATCAGCTCCAAGCCCCCGGTCACCCTGCGCCTGGTCATTCCTGCCAGCCAGTGTGGCTCTCTCATTGGCAAGGGAGGGACCAAGATCAAGGAGATCAGAGAG AGCACTGGAGCACAGATACAGGTGGCGGGGGATTTGCTGCCCAACTCAACTGAGAGAGGGGTGACGATATCAGGAAGTCAGGACTCGGTAATCCAGTGTGTCAAGCTCATCTGCACAGTAATCCTTGAG TCTCCCCCAAAGGGTGCCACCATCCCCTACCGGCCCAACCCCTCCCCTGGAGCACTCCTCATCTCTGGGAATCAG GTGTTTGAAGCAGCTGACTTTGCCCCCCAGCCCTTGTACTCTGTCAGTCAGGGGGGTCTGGACCTCCAGCAG GCTTACACTGTACAAAACCAATATGGCATTCCACATTCAGAG TTGGCCAAGCTTCATCAGCTGTCGATGCAACAGAACATGAGTCCTCTGGCCCAGCCGCCCTCCACTGGCCTACcgg gGATAGATGCAAATGCCCAGACTTCTCAAGAGCTCCTCATTCCAAATGAT CTGATAGGCTCCATCATCGGCCGTCAGGGCACCAAGATCAATGAGATCCGGCAGGTGTCTGGGGCTCAGATCAAGATTGGCAGTCAGCTGGATGGAACAAGTGACAGACACGTCACCATCACTGGCACTCCAATCAGCATTAACCTTGCCCAGTACCTCATCACTTCCTG TTTAGAGACGGCCAAGTCCACAGCCCAGGCGGCCTCTATGGCTGCCCCGGTTGACCTCAACATGGCCTTCAGCCAGCCAGTCTCTcccgcctcctccccagcccccaccctggCAGCCATGGGCGCCTTGACCCCCACCCAGGTCCTGGGCACACCCTACGGCGCACTGCCCCTCTCTGGCCTGCTGGGGATGAAGTCTGTCCCCTTCCTGACTCTGTCCGGCCCGGCCCCTGCTGTAGCAGTCACCGCTGCCCCGTCCCACGCCACGCTGGCGGCATACACCACCAAAATCTCCTCAGCCAACTGCATCAAGaagccagagagacagaagttTGCTCCCTACTGA